A region of the Candidatus Rokuibacteriota bacterium genome:
CGGTGGAGCGTTCGCCGCGGCCAGAGGCCCCGCCGGAGGGTGACGACGCTACACACGGCCTGGTGTCCGCCGATCACGACCGAGTCCCGGAGCGCGCCGGCTGGGCCGGGCGCCGGGGCGTCGGCCGCCCCTCCCCGCCGCCTCACGTCGATGTGGAGCTCGATGCCGCGCTTCGTTCCAGGGTCGTACAGGAGGTAGGCCGCCCGTCCCTCCGTCACCCACGACACGTTCTCCCGGCGGGTCCACGTGTCCACCTCCGGCTGGAAGGGTCCGCGAACCAGCTCCCACGGTGACGGAACCGGCAGCACGAAAAAGTTCGAGGTGCCGAAGACCAGGTTGCGCGCGGCGATCGGCTGTCGCGCGACAGCCTCCATGACGGCCACCCTAGCAGCAGCCCCCGCCCGTGGAAGAATCGGGCACTTTTACCGGGAGCTCGAGGTACCGCGCCGGAAATGCGCGGAACCGGTCGCGACAGCGCTCCGAGCAGAAGTAGTAGGTCTCGCCCAGGTACGCGTGGGTGGCGGCGTTCGGCCTCGCCACCGACATCCCGCAGACCTGGTCCTTGGCACGCCGTCCGTTCAGCAGGCTCAGGAGCTTCGCCAGCATCTCTCCCACCTTCCCCCTCTACAGATCGGGCCAGAAGTCGGGCACGAAGCCCAGGATGTCATTCGCCACGTCCACCACCTTCTCCACCCCGGTGACCTCCTTCGGGTAGAGCGGGACGAAGCCCCGCACCAGGTCGCCCAGGTCCCGCTTGATCGTTCGCGCGTAGCCGAGCTGCTCGGTGAACTTGCCCTGGAGATACTCGTCGCCCGGGCTCGCCGCCGCGGTCTCCCGCTTGATGAGCTGGTTCACGATCACGCCGCCGATGGCGATGTCGTAGCTGCGGACCATGTTGATAAAGCGCTTCACCACGGCGATCGGGAGGGCCAGCGGGAGCGTCACGAAGAAGAACGCCGTCTGCTCCGGATCCACCAGGACCCCCTTGACCTGCCGGAAGCGGGCGTTCATGGAGAGGAGGTCGGACATGAGCGGGTCCTTTTTGACCTCGTCCATGACCTTCTCCTTCCGGAACGCGTACTGGATCTTCATCGACAGGGCCTCCTGCCGGCTCTGGATCATCCGCCCAAGCCACAGCCCGTAGATCTTGGAGAGACCGATGAGACGGACCGCGTTGGCCACGGCGGCCGTGTCGAACACGATCGCGTCATAGTTCTCGCCCTCGGTGAGCATGATGTCGACCATCTTGTCGAACATCGCCGCTTCTTCGAAGGCAGGGTTCGTCACGGCGATGTTGACGAAGGGCTTGGCGTCGACCGGGATGTCGGCCCACTTCAGGAACTCGCGCACGCGGTGGGCGATGTTGACGCGGTACCGGTCCACGACGTCGGTGGCCTCCACCTCGGAGGCGTAGAGTTTCCCGACCAGGTCCGGCGCCGATACCGGCCGGATCGTCCCTCCCCGGAGGTCCTGGCCGAAGACGCTGGACAGCGAGTGCACCGGGTTGAGCGAAGCGAGGAGGATCTTCCGGCCCTCCCGGCTGAAGTGGTAGGCCAGCGCGGCCGCCGAGACGGTCTTGCCGACGCCCCCCTTGCCGCCGGTGAAGACGTACTTGAGCCGCGGTCGGGCCTCGAAGAGCTGGGCGATGGTCTGCATCCGCGTCACGCCGTGAGGAAGGAGTCCGAGCGCATCAAATCCGCCGCGACGTTGGCGATCATCGTGAGCCCCTTCGGCTCGCGCGGGTACATCTGCAGCAGGCCCATCAGGTGCGGGCCGAATTTCTGCTTGATGGTACCGAGGTAGCGCTGCTGCATCTCGATCCGGCTCTTGAGGAAGTCGCTCAGGCCCGCGCGCTGCAGCAGCTCTGGCGGGTACACCTGGTTGACGACCAGTCCCGACATCTTGATCCCCAGGTCCTCGAACATCGTGAGCGCGCGCTCGGTGTCCAGGATGGCCATCTGCTCCGGGATCAGGACCATGAAGAATGCTGTCCGCTTCGAGTCCGTGATCAGGTCGGTGAAGGTCCGAATCTTGTTCCGGATGTCGAGCAGCTCGTTCATGACCTCGTCCTGCCCGACCGCCTCGCCCTTCAGGGTGGCAGCCACTTCCTCGTACTCGCGCACCTTCTCGCGGGCTTCGGTGATCTTGTCGACCCACTTGGACAGGATCTCGGCCATCGCGACCATGCGGACGCCGTGGCCGAAGGGGGGCATGTCGAAGATATACCGCTCGAAGTCCCGCTTGGCGACGAGCTCGGCCATCGCGTCGTAAGTGGCCGACTCGTACATGGCGGGCTCGGCCGAGGTGGAGTCGATGTACTCGTCGATCTCGGCAGGGATCTCGTCGAGCCCGTACATCTGCTTGATCTTCCGCTTGATCTCCTCCTGGTAGTCGGCGACCCGCCGATCGGCATCGATCTCGACCACGGACAGGTTGGGGAGGATCTCGGTGACGCCCTTCCCGTAGAAGTCACGCTCGAAAATGTCGGAGAGGGAGGCCTGGGGGTCCGTGCTGAACAGGAGCGTCCGCAGCTTCTCGACCGTCGCCAGGTGGTACGCGACGGCGGAGCTGCAGGTCGTCTTGCCCAACCCGCCCTTTCCCGCGAAGATGAAGATCTCGATCCCGGAGCGTTCCTTCAGAAACTGCAAGAGCCCTTTCATTCAGGCCTCCGCGATGCCTGGCCCGGCCGAGCTCTAGTACATCGAGTCGGTGAAGTCCCGCTCCCGCGCGAGCCGCATCTTCCACGCCTTGATGTTCGGGACCGCGTACGGGAGGATGCGGAGCGAGTAGTAGGGCGGAAGCACCGGGATCCCGAGCATGTCCCCGACGGTGATGAACATGAACAGGTGCTCGAGGTGCATCCGGGTCTTGAGGGCAGCCGTGACGTGCCCGTGAGCAGCCAGCCCGTAGAAGATGCTCTTCGCCGCCTGGAGGAACCCCCCGCTCTCTTTTTTCTCCTT
Encoded here:
- a CDS encoding TRC40/GET3/ArsA family transport-energizing ATPase, with the protein product MQTIAQLFEARPRLKYVFTGGKGGVGKTVSAAALAYHFSREGRKILLASLNPVHSLSSVFGQDLRGGTIRPVSAPDLVGKLYASEVEATDVVDRYRVNIAHRVREFLKWADIPVDAKPFVNIAVTNPAFEEAAMFDKMVDIMLTEGENYDAIVFDTAAVANAVRLIGLSKIYGLWLGRMIQSRQEALSMKIQYAFRKEKVMDEVKKDPLMSDLLSMNARFRQVKGVLVDPEQTAFFFVTLPLALPIAVVKRFINMVRSYDIAIGGVIVNQLIKRETAAASPGDEYLQGKFTEQLGYARTIKRDLGDLVRGFVPLYPKEVTGVEKVVDVANDILGFVPDFWPDL
- a CDS encoding ArsA family ATPase, with protein sequence MKGLLQFLKERSGIEIFIFAGKGGLGKTTCSSAVAYHLATVEKLRTLLFSTDPQASLSDIFERDFYGKGVTEILPNLSVVEIDADRRVADYQEEIKRKIKQMYGLDEIPAEIDEYIDSTSAEPAMYESATYDAMAELVAKRDFERYIFDMPPFGHGVRMVAMAEILSKWVDKITEAREKVREYEEVAATLKGEAVGQDEVMNELLDIRNKIRTFTDLITDSKRTAFFMVLIPEQMAILDTERALTMFEDLGIKMSGLVVNQVYPPELLQRAGLSDFLKSRIEMQQRYLGTIKQKFGPHLMGLLQMYPREPKGLTMIANVAADLMRSDSFLTA
- a CDS encoding YHS domain-containing protein gives rise to the protein MLAKLLSLLNGRRAKDQVCGMSVARPNAATHAYLGETYYFCSERCRDRFRAFPARYLELPVKVPDSSTGGGCC